TAATACCAGCTATTTTTCACCTTCCTAACTCTTTGATTGTATTGGTGATAGTACCAATTCCTTCCACCGTGGCTTCCACCACGTCACCATGCCACATCCATTCCTGTGGGTCGCGGCCGGCGCCGACTCCGGCAGGTGTTCCCGTGGCAATGATGTCGCCGGGTTCGAGGGTGAAGACGGTGCTCAGGTCTTCGATCAGGTCGGCAATGCGGAACAGCATGAATTTGGTGTTGGAACGTTGTTTCTCGACACCGTTCACCGTCAGCCACAGGTTCAGGTTGTGCGGATCGGGAATTTCGTCTTTTGTTACCAGCACGGGCCCCATAGGCGCGAAGGTATCCTGGCCTTTCGATACGATCCATTGCCCGGCGCGACGGCAGTCACGGGCGGAAATATCGTTGATGACGGTGTAGCCAAACACGTGGTCGAGGGCCTGGTCTTTCGGAATGTATTTACCGCCTTTCCCAATGACGACGGCCAATTCGACTTCCCAATCCAATTGTTGGGTGAGTTTTGGGTTGTGTATAATAAAGGTGTTGGTGCCGGTCACCGCCGTGGGTGGCTTGGAAAAAATCACCGGTTGTTGCGGCAATTCTTTTGAGGTATCAAGGGTGCGGGCACTTTCGGCCACGTGTTCGGTGTAGTTCAACCCGATACCGATGATATTCTTACGCGGACGTGGGATAGGGGCGAGCAGCGTGACTTCCGCCAAGGGCACAGCCATCGCGGCCAGCTGGTTCTCGTTGAGTTCTTTTCGGGCCGCGGCAATGGAAGCCAACATTTCCGGACCGCCGTCGATGATCTCGAGCAGGGTAGACGGAAACGGGGTTCCCAGTTTGTTGCCGAGTGATTCGAGCGATATCACGATGTCGGTTTCTACAAGGCCGACGTGGGTTTTGGACTGGAGTTGGAAAGTGGAGAATTTCATGAGTTAGGAGTTGGGAGGGAGGAGTTACGAGTTAGTGGTCAGTAGTCGGTAGTTGAAGCTGGGTATACGGCCTAGCCCCGATGGGAGCGGCAGCCCCTGATGACGGAAGGCTGGCCTTGCCGGGCTGTGGGCGCGACCAACGGAAGCGTTCGCAGACCGCTGCAGGGCCGCCTGATCGGCGAAGGGCTATAGCGGACAGCGGGATCATGCTTCCAAAATCTGGTAACCGTCGTTTTCCGGATAGGCTTTTTCCTGGTAGAGTCCGAGGGCCTCGATGGTGGGTAAATCGTTGAACGAGAACAGGCAGGCGTCTTCCGAATCAGACAGGTTGACGTGTTCGTGGTACGTCCATGACGGAACGCAGAAGATGTCGCGTTCGCGCCAGTCGAAGCGTTTGCCGCCGATGATCGAATAGCCGTGGCCTTTGGCGCATTGGTAGACGAATGAGCCGGTGTGTTTGTGGGCTTTGGTGTGTTCGCCAGCGCGCAGTAACTGCATGGTAGCGCCCATGGTTTGCATGACGTGGCCGCCGGTGAGTGGGTTGGTATAGCGCATGATGATGCCGTCGAAAGGCGATCCTTCGTTGACTTCAGCGGCTTTGAGCAATGCGGGATATACGTCTTTCCACGCGTATTTAAAGAGCGGTGAATACGGCTTGTCCCACACATGTTGCGAGGGTACGATGCCGGCTCCGGAGTAGCTCATCGGCAGGTAATTAACCGGTGCCACGAGGGGTTGTTTGCCATCGAAAACCGCGTAATCATTGGCTTCGAGGGCATTTACGAGCGGAATGTCGAGTCCGTCCTGCCAAATGCAGGTTTTGCCGCCTTCCTCCACACCGTGTTCGTGCCAAGCCGAATTGGGCGTGATGACGAAGTCGTTGACTTCCAGCATGATTTTGTGTCCGTCTACCACGGTATAACCGCGTTCGCCCTCCATAATGAACCGCAGGGCCGATGCGCGGTGGCGGTGGGCCGACGTGCTTTCGCCGGGGCGCGTGACCTGGATGCCGGTGTAGAGCCAGCCGACGGCTGCGCTGACATCGCGGCGTTTGTCGTTGACGAGGTATACGACGCGGCGGCCGGCTTGTTCGGGCGTTACGAGTTCGGATGATTTGAGCACGAGCTCGCGTAGATCGCTGTATTTCCAAAGCATCGGAATTGACGACGTGCGCGGTTCCCAGGGTTCGATGTCGTTGGCGACCGTCCAGAGAGCGCCGGCGCCGAGCGTTTCGAGTTCGCGGTAATACGCTTCGAGTTCTGGAGTGTCGGTGACGCGGGCACGGCCGAGGACGTCGTCGGAATGTTGTGTATCCATTTAGAGAGTCAAACCTTTGGCCAGACGGCCGGATTAATCGATGCTAAATTTAGTTATTGTCGGGAAATTATATCGTTGTCGTGGTGGGTAAAATTAGTTCGTGAATTAAAAGAAAGGACTCTGATCGTCATTTTTCGGTCAATCGTGTAGATTTCGATATACAGCCCCGGATGTCGTTGAAACCTTGAAAAACGTGGAATTCCGCGGTATTTTGGAATCTCTTATCAAACTATAATTTATATTATGTAAAATAGAATTTTTCAAAACAGGGAACGGTATGCTCCCTGTCGTATTAGAAAATAAACTTTGTGCTGAGGAAATTGGACCCGTCACCGTCCACTACTTCGTTGATGAGTTTGGTGTTGGTGTCGTTCATTTTGAAGGCCACCAATGAACGGATCGAAAATGATCGTATCGCGTCGGTAACTGACAACGTTCCTTCGGCGCTGTCTTTGCGTCCGGTAAACGGAAACACGTCGGGTCCGCGCTGCGCCTGGCTGTTGACGTTGACGCGGCTGACGATGTTGACCAGCGGATCAATCATCTGGCCGAGTTCCGTGGCGTCGTTTGTAAACACGCTTACCTGTTGTCCGTATTTCGCATCAATCAGGTACTGCAGTACTTCTTCCCAGTCGTCGTATGGAACGACCGGCACAATCGGCCCGAATTGTTCTTCATGGTACAGCCGCATGTCGCTGTTGACCGGATAAACCACGGCCGGATAATAAAACGATTCCTGTGAGCGACCGCCGTTTTCATTGACGACTTTGGCGCCTTTTTCGATGGCATCGGCCACACAATCGTTGAGATAGTCGATTTTTTCGGCCTCCGGCAACGGCGTGAACATCACATCCGGTTCCCATGGCAGGCCAAACTTGCAGGCAGCGATGGCGGCGCTGAAGGCTGCGAGAAACTCGTCGGCCTTGCTGCGGTGCACCCACACGATCTTAAGCGCCGTGCAGCGTTGTCCGTTAAACGACAGGCTTCCGGCCAGTATCTCCTTCACTGCCAATGACATATCGACGTTTCCGGTGACGATGGCGGCGTTTTTCGCGTCGAGTCCGAGTACCGCCCGCAAACGGTTCACTTTCGGGTGTTGCTTCTTCAGTTCGTTTGCTACCTTACTTGATCCGATGAGCGTCAACACATTGATTTTCCCCGAGTGCATCAACCCCGGTATGATATCGCTGCCGCGACCGTAAAGGAAATTGATGACGCCTTTGGGGAAACTTTCCAGGAACGCTTCCTGCAATGGATAATGTAGTAAGGTACCATATTTCGGCGGTTTGAATAACAAGGTATTCCCCATTATCAATGCGGGAATCAATGTTGTAAACGTTTCATTTAGAGGGTAATTGTATGGTCCCATACAAAGTACCACTCCAAGTGGCGAACGCCGTATCTGTGCCCCCACGCCTTCCGTTATTTCAAATCCCGAAGCCTCGCGGTCGAGGTTTTTCAGGGCGTCGATGGTGGCGTAAATGTAGGCAACCGTCCGGTCGAATTCCTTGGTAGCATCGGCATGTGATTTCCCGATTTCCCACATGATGAGTTTGACGGTTTCCTCCTTCTTCTGGATCATCTTCCGGGTGAAGGTTTCGACACAGGCAATGCGGTTTTCGACGCTGCGGGTCGGCCAGTCTCCCCTGCCGTCGTTCCAGGCGGCCACGGCGGCTTCGAGTGCCTGTGCGGCTTCGGCCTCCGTGCAAACAGGATAACTTCCTATTTTCTTCTTTTGCAGTCCTTTATCAGTTTTTATATAAACCGGTGATAGCACATCCTGGAACGGCCCGTCCCACTTGCGCATGGTTCCGTCTAAAAGGAAATACTCCTGTCGCACTTCGTCGATCCGGAAGGCTTCCGGGATCTCATTCTCTGCGATAAATAGCGAGGCAAGCCGTTCGTTGAAGTCCATGTCTTATTGTTTTAAAGAAGCCATATCAATCACAAAGCGGTATTTCACGTCGCTGCGCACCATACGTTCATAGGCCTCGTTGATATAGTCCATGTTGATGAGTTCGATATCCGACACTATGCCGTGTTCCGCACAATAGTCGAGCATTTCCTGGGTTTCCGCGATACCGCCGATCATACTTCCCATAATCTTACGGCGTTTTGGCACGAGCAAAAACGACGGGATGTGGGCCGGTTCCGATGGTAATCCAAGAATCACCAGGGTGCCCCCTTTCCGCAACAGCGCTACATAGGCGGCGTGGTCGTGGTTGGCGGCCACCGTATCGATGATGACGTCGAACGTATTGGCGAGTGCCGCCATTTTAGCCGGATCGCTCGTCAACGCAAAATGGTGGGCGCCGAGCGACCGGGCGTCCGCTTCTTTTGAAGGTGAACCGCTGAGCATGGTGACTTCTGCCCCGAACGAAGCGGCGAATTTCACGGCCATGTGCCCGAGTCCGCCGAGTCCCAACACCCCTACTTTATGCCCTTTTCCTACCTTTAAGTAGCGAAGTGGCGAATAGGTCGTGACGCCGGCACACAACAGCGGTGCTACGGCTTTGAGGTCGAGTTTGTCAGAGACTTTTACCACATACTCCTCGTCTACCTGGATCGCAGTTGAATAGCCCCCGTACGTCGGTGCGCCAGTGCCTCTTTGAAGGCTATTGTAGGTAAAGGTCGGGCCTTCGTCGCAGTATTGCTCCTCTCCTGCCTTACAGCTCGAACATTGGCGACACGAATCGACGAAACAACCGACACCGGCGAGGTCGCCTGCGCGGAATTTGGTAACGGCAGCGCCGACTTCCGTAATGCGTCCGACAATTTCGTGGCCAGGCACCAAAGGATAGATGGCGGGGCCCCAGTCGCCTTTGGCGGTATGTAAATCAGAGTGGCACACGCCACTATATAGGATATCGATTCGTACCTGATGGGGTTTCAGTTCGCCGCGGTCGAGTTCAAACGGGCGTAATGGCGTTTGGGCGTCGTAGGCGGCATATGCTTTTACAAGTGTCATGATAATGGGTTTTAGGTGCCCTAAGGTACGCAAATGCCCGCGCACTTCCCAAGAATTTACCGTCTTGTTATTCGCGGTTTCCTATTGCGCCTACCGTTTTATTTGCGTACTTTTAGACCTTTCCCACCATATGAAAAACAGCGTTGCCGAACGGATAGCCGATTTCCTCGGAGCCTATCCGCCCTTCAACTACCTTACCCACGACGAGCTGCTGCGCGTCGCCGCGGATGTGCGCGTATTGAGTCTCGAAAAGAACAAGATGATTTTCCAGATCAACGATGCGTTGCATGCCTATTTCTATGTAGTGGCGTCAGGCGTGATCAATCTTTTTACCATTTCGGATGCGGAGGAAACACTCCTGAACCGCTGCGAGCCCGGCGATATTCTAGGCCTGCGCCCGTTTTTTGCCAAGAATAATTATATGATGACGGCGAAGGCGCGCGAGGAAAGCATCGTCTACGCCATTCCCATCGATTCGTTTCGCCCGTTTGCCCTGACGAATGCGGAGGTCTTGGACTTCCTGCTGCAGAGTTTCGCCAGCACGGCGCGCGGAACGGTTACGGCGGGAAAAGGAAAACTGCTGAATGACAGTGTGCAACTGACGGATGGCACGACCGAAATCCAGTTCTTCCAATCGCTCGATTACAATCGGACGCCGCTATTGGTCTCACCCGGACATCCGGTGCAACAGGTGGCGCAGCAAATGACGGATAACCTGACGGGCTGCGCGATCGTGCAGGAAAAGAACATGCCGTTGGGATGGATCACCGATGCGGACATACGCGCTAAAATCGCTACCGGACGGTTTCCCGCCACGACGGAAGTCCGAAATATCATGGCCTCAAACGTCATTACCGTACCCGAGAACCTGTCGCTGGCGGAAGCCCAATTAGCGATGCTCCGGCACAACGTCTCGTTTCTTTGTGTGACGATTGACGGTTCCGAACGTTCGCCGATACGGGGCGTGGTGTCGCAACATGACCTGATTGCCGCTCAGGCGAACAACCCGGGTGTGCTGATCAAAGAGATCAAACGCGCGGCAGCCCCTTCCGAACTGAAAGAACTTCGGGAAAAACTGGCGGATTTCATACGGATTTCCATCGACAATAAAATCCCGTTGTCGCATATCAGCAATATTGCCGGCGAGGTGAATATCGCGTTGGTGAAACGGGCGATCGATTTGGCCGTCCTGGATTTTGGCTCCCCTCCTGCCCGATTCTCATGGCTGATTGTCGGTAGCCAGGGCCGGAAGGAACAGTTGCTGCTCACCGACCAGGACAGCTTTTTGGTTTTTGAGGATGTGGCGCCGGAGAAATACAAAGAAGTCAAAGATTACTTCCTTCGTCTCGCAAAGCGTACCGACCAGATTTTAGAGGAAGTAGGATACGCGCCGTCACCGGATGGTATCGTGGCGGGTAATCCGTTGTGGTGCCGTTCGCTCTCCGACTGGCTCCAGCAATACGAAGAATGGATGACGAATCCGGGTTCAAAAGCCGAATCAAGCCATGCCATCTTCTTCGATTACGAACTGGCGTATGGCGAAACCTCATTGGAAGAAGCGCTTACGGAAGTCATTTTCCGTCATACGAAAAACAAGAAATTCCTTGCACTGCTCGCGACGGAAGCGTTGAAACGGCCGTTGCCATTGAGCTTTTTCAAGAATTTTATTGTAGAGGAAGAAGGTCCGCATAAAGATTTGTTCGATATCAAAAACCGCGGACTGCTGATCTACGCCGATATGGCGCGGGTGTTGTCGCTGAGCCTTAATATCAAAGGCATCAACAATACCTTTGCCCGTTTCCGCCAATTGGCGATGACGGAATCCAAGTACACCGATGCCTACCAGAATGCGGCGGAGGCTTTCCAGACCTTACAGAAATTCCGTGCGGTCAATGGCTTACGCAACGGCACGAACGGGCAGTTTATCTCGATTGAGGAGCTGTCGAAAAACGATCGCGAACGGTTGAAAAACTGCTTCCTTCCGTTGAAAGACCTTGAAGAAATCCTGAAACACAAGTTCCAGCTTACGTATTTTTCATGATGCTCGACTGGCTTAAGAATATCAACAAAGATTATCCTGACTTCTGGCGGGCGTACTTGTCGAAATTCGATGAGAAGCCGACCCGTATCGTGGCGCTCAGTACCAAAACTACGGGCACCGATTACAAGAAAGATGTGATTGTCTCCATCGGTGCGGTGGCCATTGAAGGCGACCAGGTGTTGATAGGCGATAATTTCGAAGTAGTGCTGTTGCAATACGTCTTTAACCACGACAATGGCCTGTCGAACGAATTCATCGTCGAGAGCCAGTTACCGAAACTCGTGGAACCGCAGGCCATACAGCAATTTATTGAATACCTCGAGAATGCGACGTTGGTCGGCCACCGGGTCGATTTCGATGTGGAGATGCTGAACGAAGCGTTGGACCGCATCCATGCCGGGCGACTCAAGAACGAAGCGCTGGATATAGAAGTCATGTACCGCAAATGGAAAGACCTTAACGACGGTCGCCATTTCGGACTCGACGATATTTGTGCGGAGTTTAAGATTCCGGTATCCGAACGGGTATCCGCCGCGGAAGATGCGTATGCGGTGGCCCTGCTTTTCCTGAAACTCAAATCGCGTTTACAGCTTAAAATCTGAGTGCGATTCCTTCCCATAAAAAAAGGCGGTCACTTTCGTAGCCGCCTTTTCCGTTTGTAAATGGTTATGGTTAGATGCGTTCGTCCTTGATCTCGTCAACGATCTCGGGATTGAGCAGTGTGGACGTGTCTCCAAAGCTGGAGAAATCCCCTTCCGCTATTTTCCGTAAGATGCGACGCATGATCTTGCCCGAACGTGTTTTCGGCAACCCGGATACGAATTGGATCTTGTCGAGTTTGGCAATAGGCCCGACGTGATCCGAAATCATCTGGTTGATTTCTTTGCGAAGGTTGTCCTGGTTACGGCTCTCCCCTGTTTCTTTGAGGATAACATACCCATACAACGCATTTCCTTTTATGTCATGAGGGAATCCGACGATCGCCGATTCCGCCACAGCCGGGTGTTCGTTGATGGCGTCTTCGATCGGTGCGGTTCCGAGGTTGTGTCCGGATACGATGATCACATCGTCTACCCGTCCGGTGATGCGGTAGTACCCGACTTCATCGCGCAACGCACCGTCACCGGTGAAGTATTTCCCAGGGAAGGCCGAAAAATACGTCTCCTTAAACCGTTGGTGGTCACCCCAAATGGTGCGTGCCATCGACGGCCACGGGAATTTGATACACAGGCTTCCGGTTACGGAATTCCCTTCGATTTCATTGCGCAGTTCGTCCATCAGTACCGGCTGTATACCCGGCAACGGCAGGGAGGCATACGTCGGTTTGGTCGGCGTGACAAAGGCGATCGGCGAAATCATGATACCGCCTGTTTCGGTTTGCCACCAGGTATCGACGAGCGGACAGCGTTTTCCTCCGACGTGGTCGTTGTACCAATTCCATGCCTCTTCGTTGATGGGTTCGCCTACCGAACCGATCACGCGTAAGCTCTTGAGAGGGAAGGGTTGTACGTATTCGAGGTTTTCTTTTGCAAGCGATCGGATGGCGGTCGGCGCGGTGTAGAAATGCGTGATTTTGTGTTTTTCGATGACGTGCCAGAAGCGGCTGAAATCGGGATACGACGGTACACCTTCGAAGATAACAGTCGTGGCGCCGTTGAGCAGGGGTCCGTATAAGATATACGAGTGCCCGGTAATCCATCCGATGTCGGCCGTACACCAGAAAATATCATTCTCTTCGTAGGAAAAGACGTTTTTAAAGGTATACGCAGTGTAAACCATATAGCCGGCCGTCGTGTGTAACATGCCTTTCGGCTTACCGGTCGAACCGGATGTGTACAGGATGAACAGCGGGTCTTCGGCATCCATAATCTCTGCTACGTTGTTACCTATAGCTTCGTCCATTAGCGGTTCGAGCCATTGGTCGCGGCCTTCCTTCATCTTGACCGGTGTGTTCGTGCGCTTTACCACCAGTGTGGTTTCGACCGTCGGACACTTTTCGAGGGCTTCGTCGATAATACCTTTCAGGTCAATCGTTTTTTCACCCCGAAAGCCGCCATCGGAAGTGATGACCATCCGGGCTTCGCAGTCGTTGATACGGGAGGCCACGGCAGAAGCCGAAAATCCGGCGAAAATGACCGAGTGGATGGCACCGATCCGGGCGCAGGCCAATACAGCATACGCCAATTCGGGAATCATCGGCAAATAAATACATACCCGATCGCCTTTCTTAATACCGCAATCGCGCAGAATATTGGCCAGTTTCGCTACCTGCACATACAACTCATTATAGGTAATGTGCTGCGCCGGTTCGTCGGGATTGTTCGGTTCGAAAATAATCGCGGTTTTGTCGCCGCGCCGCGCCAGATGCCGGTCGATACAGTTCTTGACGATATTGACTTTCGCACCGGTAAACCACTCGAAACGGGCTTCCTGCATGTCAAAGTCGACGACCTTTTCCCATGGCTGGTACCAGTTAAAGTTTTCCTGTGCGATACGTCCCCAAAATTTGCGGGGCTCGCGAACCGATTTGTTGTAGTGTTTGAAATACTGTTCGAGGTTGGGTATTTTATAGTAGCTCATGGCCGCTGGTGTTTTGGTTGGTTATGGACGCAATGTAGTAAATATGCCCGCCCATCGGGACAAATTTCGACTATACTTTGCAAAATAACTATACTAACTATCGGAAGGTAGCAATGCCTGTACCGATTCTATCAACTTCTTGACCGAGAAGGGTTTGGTCAGATAGAGATCGGCACCAAGCGCCAGTCCTTTTTCGATGTCGGACGCTTTGTTTTTGGCGCTGAGAAAAATGACTTTGGTATGACCCAGGTGGTCGGCGTTGCGGATGCCTTCGAGGGTTTGGTAGCCATCGACTTTGGGCATCATGACATCGAGGATGACGACGTCTACGGACTGGTTGGCCAGCAGGTCAAGTGCCTCTTCCCCATCACGTGCAATGAATACCTGGAAATCAAGTTTCCGGAAGGCATATTCAAGCGACATTACAATGTTAGGCTCGTCGTCAACGATGAGTATCTTTTTCATGTTCGGTGGGTTCAGGCAGTATAAAGGTAAGCAAGGCGCCGGAATTTTCACGATTGTCCGCCCAAATGCGTCCGCCGTGGTGATCGATGATTTTTCGGCAGATGGCGAGCCCGAGTCCGCTGCCCTCCGGTTTCCGCAGGTTCTGGTGCTTCACCTGGTAAAATTTGTCGAAAATGGCGTCGAGGTCGGTGGGCGCGATCCCTTTTCCGTTGTCGGCGACGGCTACTTCCAACGCCTGGTCTTTGCTGCTAGCGGTGATGGTAATCCTTCCCCCCTCTTCCCGACAAAACTTCAACGCATTCGATACGAGGTTCATCAGCACCTGCACGATACGGTCATGGTCATACAGAACAGGGCGCGTGGTGGCGATGTCGACTTCTATCAGGATGCCTTTCGCATCCGCTATCGGTTTTAGTTGGGCCAGAACTTCTGAGAGCGCGTCGGAAATGAGATGCGGTGCCAAATCAAGGGATTGTTTGCCTGATTCAAACTTCTCAAGATCAAGGATTTTATTGATGAGGCGGTTGAGGCGATCCGATTCTGACATGATGTTCTGCAGGAAGTTCCGACGCAGTTCATTCGGGATGTCGTCATCATCGTGGAGGATCTCGGTTGCCGCACGAATGGCGGTAATGGGCGTGCGCAACTCGTGTGAAACTGTGTCGAGGAACTCGTCTTTCTGCCGGTCTTTCTCCAACAGTTCTTCATTGGCTTCGCGGAGTTGGGCGGTAAGGGCTTCCAGTTCGGCCGAGGCTTCCCGCAATTTGCGGTTGACGACAATGTTCTCGCGCGACTCTTCCAAAATTTTCAGGACTTCCGTCAGGGGCACTTTTTCCTCCTTCACCACGCTCGAAATCAGGATGCGGGCAGATGCCGTGCCTATATGCCCCGTGAGCAGGTTCTCCGCAAATTTGATCATCCGCGGGTCGGCGAGTTGCTGCTCGGGATCGGTGCCGTATTTCCGACGGAAGAACGCCAGTTCACGGCGGGTGGCATTTTCCCCCAGAAACCGCACCAATACCCTCCGGATGTCGGCGATATACGCCGTTCCCTTCCAGATAAAAGCGCTTTCGTGCTTCGACGCATAGCGATCAATATCGATGAACATCTCGGCATAATTGCGTTCGCGGTAATTGCCTTTGAAGCTAACGGATACGATCAGGTAAAGTCCGCCGTTGACCAACAGGCTCCAAAACAACGCGTGCGGCACCGGCTCAAGATACGTAAGTCCGAGTAGGGAAAACGGACGCAATCCGGACATCCCCATAAAGCCCGCAGTCACGAAGGTGCTGTCGGATCCGGTAGTGCCAATTATGTAAGGAAGTAATAACGTATAGGTGCACACAAGGAAACCGCCGATGAGTCCGGCAATCGCCCCCGCCTTCGATCCCCTTCGCCACAAAAGGGCCCCGAAGAAAGAAGGTGCTAATTGTGCGATGATGACAAAGGAAACGAGTCCCACGGAAAATAGGTCATAATCCAGGATGATGCCACGATACAAACAAAAGGCGCCGGTAATCAATAGGAAAATCGACACTTTACGGATGTTGAGGATACGACGGTTGTCCCACCCTTCCCCATCGCGCTTCAGGCGGCCGAGCAGTCCATACGGGATGACAAGGTTGTTGCTAAGCATGATGGAAAGCCCGATAGACGACGCTACAATCATTGAAATAGCCGCGGAAAATCCTCCGAGAAACACCAGGACGGTCATCGTGCTATTGTGGAAGAATTGCGGGATGAGCAACGGAAAAAAATCCGGCGTCACCGATTGACCGGCGAACAAGACGTTTCCGCCCCACGCTATGGGATAGACGAACAGATTGAAGAGCAGCAAATACAAAGGAAACAACCAGATAGCCGTCTTTAGGTGGCGCTCCCGGCTATTTTCGATCACCGCCATGTGAAATTGGCGCGGCAGCAGGAAGATGGCGAAAAACGACAACAGGCACAGGAAAAACCAGTTGATGGCCTGTGGGAAAACCGCAACCGAGTGCTTCTGAACGAAGTCGGGCAAGACATGGGCCTTTTGGTAGAGGTCATCGAAGCCATCAAACACCACGAAAGCCACGTAACCACCAAGCAGCACAAAGAAGAACAGCTTGAGTACCGATTCTAACGCCACCGCCATGACGATACCCCGTCGTTTCTCTGCAGCGTCTGCATAGCGGGTGCCGTAATACGAAGCAAAAAGTGCCAGTGCCAACGCGATGTAGGTGGTTGTGTCGGAAAATACGTTGGAGCTGTGTGAGGTGCCGGTTACCAGGTGAAAGGTCTCGGATATTGCTTTCAGTTGTAATGCGATGTATGGCAGGATGGCAAAAAGGCATACCAGTGTCACCAGTGCCCCCAGGAACCGGCTGTTGGCGTAGCGAAGGGAGATAAAATCGGCGATGCTGGCCACTTTGTTCGCTTTCGCAATCCGGATGATGCGTCGCATGAGAATGATCCAGGCGGGCACGGCAATCACCGGACCCAGGTAAATCGTGAGAAAGGCCACACCGCTTTTGGCTGCCATGCCGACGCTTCCGTAATAGGTCCAGGCGCTGCAGTATACCGCCAGCGACAAGGTGTAGACATACGGATTGGTCGTCCAGCGGACATAGGCGCGCTTCTCGGCCCAAT
This genomic interval from Flavobacterium sp. HJ-32-4 contains the following:
- a CDS encoding fumarylacetoacetate hydrolase family protein — translated: MKFSTFQLQSKTHVGLVETDIVISLESLGNKLGTPFPSTLLEIIDGGPEMLASIAAARKELNENQLAAMAVPLAEVTLLAPIPRPRKNIIGIGLNYTEHVAESARTLDTSKELPQQPVIFSKPPTAVTGTNTFIIHNPKLTQQLDWEVELAVVIGKGGKYIPKDQALDHVFGYTVINDISARDCRRAGQWIVSKGQDTFAPMGPVLVTKDEIPDPHNLNLWLTVNGVEKQRSNTKFMLFRIADLIEDLSTVFTLEPGDIIATGTPAGVGAGRDPQEWMWHGDVVEATVEGIGTITNTIKELGR
- a CDS encoding cupin domain-containing protein, with translation MDTQHSDDVLGRARVTDTPELEAYYRELETLGAGALWTVANDIEPWEPRTSSIPMLWKYSDLRELVLKSSELVTPEQAGRRVVYLVNDKRRDVSAAVGWLYTGIQVTRPGESTSAHRHRASALRFIMEGERGYTVVDGHKIMLEVNDFVITPNSAWHEHGVEEGGKTCIWQDGLDIPLVNALEANDYAVFDGKQPLVAPVNYLPMSYSGAGIVPSQHVWDKPYSPLFKYAWKDVYPALLKAAEVNEGSPFDGIIMRYTNPLTGGHVMQTMGATMQLLRAGEHTKAHKHTGSFVYQCAKGHGYSIIGGKRFDWRERDIFCVPSWTYHEHVNLSDSEDACLFSFNDLPTIEALGLYQEKAYPENDGYQILEA
- a CDS encoding aldehyde dehydrogenase family protein, with the protein product MDFNERLASLFIAENEIPEAFRIDEVRQEYFLLDGTMRKWDGPFQDVLSPVYIKTDKGLQKKKIGSYPVCTEAEAAQALEAAVAAWNDGRGDWPTRSVENRIACVETFTRKMIQKKEETVKLIMWEIGKSHADATKEFDRTVAYIYATIDALKNLDREASGFEITEGVGAQIRRSPLGVVLCMGPYNYPLNETFTTLIPALIMGNTLLFKPPKYGTLLHYPLQEAFLESFPKGVINFLYGRGSDIIPGLMHSGKINVLTLIGSSKVANELKKQHPKVNRLRAVLGLDAKNAAIVTGNVDMSLAVKEILAGSLSFNGQRCTALKIVWVHRSKADEFLAAFSAAIAACKFGLPWEPDVMFTPLPEAEKIDYLNDCVADAIEKGAKVVNENGGRSQESFYYPAVVYPVNSDMRLYHEEQFGPIVPVVPYDDWEEVLQYLIDAKYGQQVSVFTNDATELGQMIDPLVNIVSRVNVNSQAQRGPDVFPFTGRKDSAEGTLSVTDAIRSFSIRSLVAFKMNDTNTKLINEVVDGDGSNFLSTKFIF
- a CDS encoding NAD(P)-dependent alcohol dehydrogenase encodes the protein MTLVKAYAAYDAQTPLRPFELDRGELKPHQVRIDILYSGVCHSDLHTAKGDWGPAIYPLVPGHEIVGRITEVGAAVTKFRAGDLAGVGCFVDSCRQCSSCKAGEEQYCDEGPTFTYNSLQRGTGAPTYGGYSTAIQVDEEYVVKVSDKLDLKAVAPLLCAGVTTYSPLRYLKVGKGHKVGVLGLGGLGHMAVKFAASFGAEVTMLSGSPSKEADARSLGAHHFALTSDPAKMAALANTFDVIIDTVAANHDHAAYVALLRKGGTLVILGLPSEPAHIPSFLLVPKRRKIMGSMIGGIAETQEMLDYCAEHGIVSDIELINMDYINEAYERMVRSDVKYRFVIDMASLKQ
- a CDS encoding DUF294 nucleotidyltransferase-like domain-containing protein — protein: MKNSVAERIADFLGAYPPFNYLTHDELLRVAADVRVLSLEKNKMIFQINDALHAYFYVVASGVINLFTISDAEETLLNRCEPGDILGLRPFFAKNNYMMTAKAREESIVYAIPIDSFRPFALTNAEVLDFLLQSFASTARGTVTAGKGKLLNDSVQLTDGTTEIQFFQSLDYNRTPLLVSPGHPVQQVAQQMTDNLTGCAIVQEKNMPLGWITDADIRAKIATGRFPATTEVRNIMASNVITVPENLSLAEAQLAMLRHNVSFLCVTIDGSERSPIRGVVSQHDLIAAQANNPGVLIKEIKRAAAPSELKELREKLADFIRISIDNKIPLSHISNIAGEVNIALVKRAIDLAVLDFGSPPARFSWLIVGSQGRKEQLLLTDQDSFLVFEDVAPEKYKEVKDYFLRLAKRTDQILEEVGYAPSPDGIVAGNPLWCRSLSDWLQQYEEWMTNPGSKAESSHAIFFDYELAYGETSLEEALTEVIFRHTKNKKFLALLATEALKRPLPLSFFKNFIVEEEGPHKDLFDIKNRGLLIYADMARVLSLSLNIKGINNTFARFRQLAMTESKYTDAYQNAAEAFQTLQKFRAVNGLRNGTNGQFISIEELSKNDRERLKNCFLPLKDLEEILKHKFQLTYFS
- a CDS encoding PolC-type DNA polymerase III — its product is MMLDWLKNINKDYPDFWRAYLSKFDEKPTRIVALSTKTTGTDYKKDVIVSIGAVAIEGDQVLIGDNFEVVLLQYVFNHDNGLSNEFIVESQLPKLVEPQAIQQFIEYLENATLVGHRVDFDVEMLNEALDRIHAGRLKNEALDIEVMYRKWKDLNDGRHFGLDDICAEFKIPVSERVSAAEDAYAVALLFLKLKSRLQLKI